The following are encoded together in the Gordonia insulae genome:
- a CDS encoding BMP family protein: MKRFRPIALVAAGVLAFGLTACGSSGENGDSDVLSVGVFLPGSVNDTGFMQSAYAGYTRIQEQLGDKVDASYVEQVAAADYQQALQRFASENDLVISVGGQTDADLRKVAPQFPDVKFVEIGGPADAEPMPNLAYYDPQQAQAEFVAGAAAGAASKSGTVGFVGGVELPAIVNSAKAFQNGATFVRPDIKVLPPQYVGDFNDPAKAKQAASTAYAGGADVLSQIVNLGKQGMEQAAQETGNRMSGGPIPGDCTNAVYSGYVRTDIGTEVEYAVNSTLDGTWRAEQVPFGLTSDKGGTDYIICSSDPAVKQAVDRAKTAIADGSVTPY; encoded by the coding sequence ATGAAACGCTTTCGTCCCATCGCACTCGTCGCGGCGGGTGTACTCGCATTCGGCCTCACGGCATGCGGATCGTCCGGGGAGAACGGTGACTCGGACGTGTTGTCGGTCGGGGTCTTCCTGCCCGGCTCGGTCAACGACACCGGATTCATGCAGTCCGCCTATGCCGGTTACACCCGCATTCAGGAACAGCTCGGGGACAAGGTCGACGCCAGCTACGTCGAGCAGGTCGCCGCGGCGGACTACCAGCAGGCATTGCAGCGCTTCGCCTCCGAGAACGACCTGGTGATCTCGGTGGGCGGGCAGACCGACGCGGACCTCCGCAAGGTTGCGCCCCAGTTCCCGGACGTGAAGTTCGTGGAGATCGGTGGACCCGCCGACGCCGAGCCGATGCCCAATCTCGCGTACTACGACCCGCAGCAGGCCCAGGCGGAGTTCGTCGCGGGCGCGGCAGCCGGGGCGGCTTCCAAGTCGGGTACCGTCGGATTCGTCGGTGGCGTGGAGCTGCCCGCGATCGTCAACTCCGCAAAGGCCTTCCAGAACGGAGCCACCTTCGTCCGGCCGGACATCAAGGTGCTCCCACCGCAGTATGTCGGTGACTTCAACGACCCGGCCAAGGCCAAGCAGGCCGCGTCCACCGCATATGCGGGCGGCGCCGACGTGCTGAGTCAGATCGTGAACCTGGGCAAGCAGGGTATGGAACAGGCGGCACAGGAGACCGGAAACCGCATGAGCGGCGGACCCATCCCCGGAGACTGCACCAACGCCGTCTACAGCGGATACGTGCGGACCGACATCGGCACGGAGGTCGAGTACGCGGTCAACTCCACCCTCGACGGCACCTGGCGGGCCGAGCAGGTCCCGTTCGGGCTGACCAGCGACAAGGGGGGCACCGACTACATCATCTGCTCGTCCGATCCCGCCGTGAAGCAGGCCGTCGACCGCGCCAAGACGGCCATCGCCGACGGCTCGGTCACCCCGTACTGA
- a CDS encoding GntR family transcriptional regulator translates to MTTAASDSTKKSLREHAYDELRTRIVGLDLPPGTRLVERDLAAELEVSRIPLREAMQRLQQDGLVVMVPRQGAIVAPFTVDDVRDLFDVREGLEVLAARLAAERATPEGLDSLATQLDIARTATARDDKPAIAAANAGFHTIIVDLAANPLLEGILRPLEARTQWLFHLTKDRDPGVQCREHEELLAAIAAHDPDRAAESAFHHVHSGRATSLAMAAEWSASDLDPIQLTKTRRR, encoded by the coding sequence GTGACCACCGCCGCGTCCGATTCGACGAAGAAGTCGTTGCGCGAGCACGCCTATGACGAACTGCGCACGCGGATCGTCGGACTGGACCTCCCGCCGGGAACGCGACTCGTCGAGCGCGACCTGGCCGCCGAACTCGAGGTGTCACGCATCCCGCTACGGGAGGCGATGCAGCGGTTGCAGCAGGACGGGCTCGTCGTCATGGTCCCGCGTCAGGGCGCGATCGTCGCACCCTTCACCGTCGACGATGTGCGCGACCTGTTCGACGTGCGAGAGGGCCTGGAGGTACTGGCCGCCCGTCTGGCCGCCGAACGGGCGACGCCCGAAGGCCTCGATTCCCTTGCCACCCAACTGGACATCGCCCGTACTGCGACCGCGCGCGACGACAAACCCGCCATCGCGGCGGCGAATGCGGGATTCCACACGATCATCGTGGACCTGGCCGCGAACCCGCTGCTGGAAGGCATCCTGCGACCGCTGGAGGCGCGCACGCAGTGGCTCTTCCACCTGACCAAGGACCGGGACCCGGGCGTCCAGTGCCGCGAGCACGAGGAACTGCTCGCCGCGATCGCCGCGCACGATCCCGATCGCGCGGCGGAATCCGCCTTCCACCACGTGCATTCCGGACGCGCGACCAGCCTTGCGATGGCTGCCGAATGGTCGGCATCCGACCTCGACCCGATCCAGCTCACCAAGACCCGTCGACGCTAG
- a CDS encoding SulP family inorganic anion transporter, whose translation MQMSEMSSLRGIRANLRYDLPASLVVFLVALPLSLGIAIASDAPVMAGLIAAVVGGVVAGLIGGSPLQVSGPAAGLTVVVAELVANFGWKITCFITVAAGLLQILFGLSKKAGAALAIAPVVVHAMLAGIGITIALQQIHVLLGGESGSTAWENVTQLPANLMDIDWPSAVIGGLVIVMMLTWTMLPVSVRKVPGPLVAIVVATALTVILGLNIERISLDGNFFEAIALPELPTGNWGAVVMGIITVALIASVESLLSAVAVDKMHTGPRSDFNREMLGQGSANITSGLLGGLPVTGVIVRSTTNVATGAKTRASAVLHGVWVLVFAALLTGLVEQIPTAALAGLLVVIGIQLVKLAHMKTALKTGDLWVYAVTVTSVVFLNLLEGVAIGLALAIALVVWRVVRAEITSEPFGTEGSRQWLIRARGSLSFLSLPKLNKALTAVPEAAHVTLELDVDFLDHAATEAIEDWKWAHEATGGSVLVLERGKARLDHAREAPPRRHTTGIIGLTPWRSRRNNGDAPCAATPPSLQSIMGGVSEYHRDHADVLRAATSDVTHSQDPDSLFLTCADSRLMPNIITASGPGDLFTVRNVGNLVPGEGSTDTSVAAALEFAIGEIGVSSVVVCGHSSCGAMKAMLAGADTSDGKIGSWLGHAIPSLAAFRLDHPAGRAAAEAGFPEVDQLAVVNVAKQMENLMRDPVVGPAATDGRLRVVGLFFDIPTAQVFEVTATGVRLAGTDARAESLLP comes from the coding sequence ATGCAGATGTCGGAGATGTCCTCTTTGCGCGGGATCCGCGCCAACCTCAGGTACGACCTCCCTGCGTCATTGGTGGTCTTCCTTGTCGCCCTTCCGCTGTCGCTGGGTATCGCGATAGCGTCCGATGCCCCGGTGATGGCCGGCCTGATCGCCGCGGTCGTCGGCGGTGTGGTCGCGGGCCTGATCGGCGGTAGCCCGCTTCAGGTATCCGGACCCGCGGCCGGTCTGACGGTCGTCGTCGCGGAACTGGTGGCCAACTTCGGGTGGAAGATCACATGTTTCATCACGGTGGCCGCGGGCCTGTTGCAGATCCTGTTCGGACTCAGCAAGAAGGCGGGCGCGGCCCTGGCGATCGCGCCGGTGGTGGTGCATGCCATGCTGGCCGGGATCGGTATCACCATCGCGTTGCAGCAGATCCACGTGCTGCTCGGTGGCGAATCGGGTAGTACCGCGTGGGAGAACGTCACCCAGTTGCCCGCGAATCTGATGGACATCGACTGGCCCAGTGCGGTCATCGGTGGTCTGGTGATCGTCATGATGCTGACCTGGACGATGCTCCCGGTGTCGGTGCGCAAGGTGCCCGGACCGCTCGTTGCGATCGTCGTGGCGACCGCACTGACCGTCATCCTGGGTCTGAACATCGAACGGATCTCACTGGACGGCAACTTCTTCGAGGCCATCGCCCTGCCCGAACTGCCGACCGGCAACTGGGGTGCGGTGGTCATGGGCATCATCACCGTCGCACTGATCGCCAGCGTTGAATCGCTCCTGTCCGCGGTTGCGGTCGACAAGATGCACACCGGTCCCCGCAGCGATTTCAATCGCGAGATGCTGGGTCAGGGCAGCGCGAACATCACCTCGGGGCTGCTCGGTGGTCTGCCGGTCACCGGCGTCATCGTGCGCAGTACCACCAACGTCGCCACCGGCGCGAAGACCCGCGCATCCGCCGTCCTGCACGGCGTCTGGGTCCTGGTGTTCGCCGCATTGCTCACCGGTCTCGTCGAACAGATCCCGACCGCGGCGCTGGCCGGCCTGCTGGTGGTCATCGGCATCCAGCTGGTCAAGCTCGCCCACATGAAGACCGCGCTCAAGACCGGTGACCTGTGGGTCTACGCGGTCACGGTGACCTCGGTGGTGTTCCTCAATCTTCTCGAGGGCGTGGCCATCGGACTGGCGCTGGCGATCGCACTGGTGGTGTGGCGCGTCGTCCGCGCGGAGATCACCTCGGAGCCGTTCGGGACCGAGGGTTCGCGGCAGTGGCTGATCCGGGCCCGCGGCTCGCTCAGTTTCCTCTCGTTGCCGAAGCTGAACAAGGCGCTCACCGCGGTGCCCGAGGCCGCCCACGTCACGCTGGAACTCGACGTCGACTTCCTCGATCACGCCGCCACCGAGGCGATCGAGGACTGGAAGTGGGCGCACGAGGCGACCGGCGGCTCGGTGCTGGTGCTCGAACGCGGCAAGGCGCGCCTCGATCATGCGCGCGAGGCGCCGCCGCGCCGGCACACCACCGGCATCATCGGACTCACCCCGTGGCGCAGCCGGCGGAACAACGGCGACGCGCCCTGCGCCGCGACTCCGCCATCGCTGCAATCGATCATGGGCGGGGTGTCGGAGTACCACCGCGACCACGCCGACGTCCTGCGCGCGGCCACCTCCGACGTCACCCACAGTCAGGACCCGGACTCGTTGTTCCTCACGTGCGCCGATTCGCGACTGATGCCCAACATCATCACCGCGAGCGGTCCCGGCGACCTGTTCACCGTCCGCAACGTCGGCAACCTGGTTCCCGGTGAGGGATCCACGGACACGTCGGTGGCCGCCGCGCTCGAGTTCGCCATCGGTGAGATCGGGGTGAGTTCGGTTGTGGTCTGCGGTCATTCGTCGTGCGGTGCGATGAAGGCGATGCTCGCCGGCGCCGACACGAGTGACGGCAAGATCGGCTCGTGGCTCGGTCACGCGATTCCCAGCCTGGCTGCCTTCCGGCTCGACCATCCGGCCGGTCGGGCCGCAGCAGAGGCCGGGTTCCCGGAGGTCGATCAGCTCGCCGTGGTCAACGTCGCGAAGCAGATGGAGAACCTGATGCGGGATCCGGTGGTCGGGCCCGCGGCCACCGACGGCCGGTTGCGTGTGGTGGGACTGTTCTTCGACATCCCGACCGCGCAGGTCTTCGAGGTCACCGCCACCGGTGTCCGGCTCGCGGGTACCGACGCACGTGCGGAGTCGTTGTTGCCGTAG
- a CDS encoding YdcF family protein → MAVIAVAGIGGVAVGTMPVVSERSVATVATTVDPAQLYNSAQQKFAAGDVPGGLDAIKQALSIVPVDPDALALQAIWSDQADDAATRQAALARLGGINPALATAARNIIEGVAAAAQIVPDTTPKTVAGRAAIVVLGFGLNRDGKMAPELVRRVTAGKSQAETTTTAPIVVTGGVPKAGITEAAAMKKWLVANGVDAARITEEGRSGSTVANAQNTAEILRAQGVSNIILVTSPNHIRRGAADFAAVGLRTVATVTTATDIAKYATPLTRDQQKGIRLEATRTAKIPATRQLGLPLPENLPDTGPGLITEFGGKLLETLLGTGSSEAN, encoded by the coding sequence ATGGCGGTGATCGCCGTCGCCGGTATCGGCGGTGTCGCCGTCGGGACGATGCCCGTCGTGTCGGAGCGATCCGTGGCCACCGTGGCCACCACTGTCGATCCGGCCCAGCTCTACAACTCGGCGCAGCAGAAGTTCGCCGCGGGCGATGTCCCCGGCGGCCTCGACGCCATCAAGCAGGCGCTCTCCATCGTGCCGGTGGACCCGGATGCGCTTGCTCTGCAAGCCATCTGGTCTGACCAGGCCGACGATGCCGCCACCCGGCAGGCTGCGCTGGCGCGCCTGGGCGGGATCAACCCGGCTCTGGCGACCGCGGCCCGCAACATCATCGAGGGCGTGGCCGCGGCCGCACAGATCGTCCCGGACACCACGCCGAAGACCGTTGCCGGGCGGGCCGCGATCGTCGTGCTCGGGTTCGGGTTGAACCGCGACGGAAAGATGGCTCCCGAACTCGTCCGACGGGTCACCGCCGGCAAATCGCAGGCCGAAACCACCACCACCGCACCGATCGTCGTCACCGGTGGGGTACCGAAGGCGGGCATCACCGAGGCGGCGGCGATGAAGAAGTGGCTGGTGGCCAACGGGGTCGACGCCGCCCGCATCACCGAGGAGGGCAGGTCCGGTTCCACCGTGGCCAACGCGCAGAACACCGCCGAGATCCTTCGCGCGCAGGGTGTCAGCAACATCATCCTGGTCACGTCACCCAACCATATCCGCCGTGGCGCAGCAGATTTCGCTGCCGTCGGGCTGCGGACCGTCGCGACGGTGACCACCGCGACCGATATCGCCAAGTATGCGACACCGCTGACGCGCGACCAGCAGAAGGGAATCCGGCTCGAAGCCACTCGCACCGCGAAGATCCCGGCGACCCGACAGCTCGGTCTGCCATTGCCGGAGAACCTTCCGGACACCGGACCCGGATTGATCACGGAGTTCGGCGGGAAGCTGCTCGAGACGTTGCTCGGGACGGGATCGTCGGAAGCCAACTGA
- a CDS encoding DoxX family protein, producing the protein MATATTTPSTVGTTGTRSVRQIVGVVISVVVGAFLAFDVVGKLTQPEAVVEGTAKLGFPIEQAYVMGTVLLICLVVYVIPRTAVLGALGITAYLGGAVTANMRVESPLVSTTLFAVYLGVLMWVGLVLRRPELLKVVGLHR; encoded by the coding sequence ATGGCCACCGCAACCACCACCCCGTCCACCGTCGGCACCACCGGCACCCGCAGCGTGCGGCAGATCGTGGGCGTCGTCATCAGCGTCGTCGTCGGCGCCTTCCTCGCCTTCGACGTCGTCGGCAAGCTGACTCAGCCCGAGGCGGTCGTCGAGGGCACCGCCAAGCTCGGCTTCCCGATCGAGCAGGCCTACGTGATGGGCACCGTCCTGTTGATCTGCCTTGTCGTGTACGTGATCCCGCGCACGGCGGTGCTCGGTGCGCTCGGCATCACCGCCTATCTCGGTGGTGCGGTCACCGCCAACATGCGGGTCGAGTCGCCGCTCGTCAGCACCACCCTGTTCGCCGTCTACCTGGGTGTGCTGATGTGGGTCGGCCTGGTCCTGCGTCGCCCGGAACTGCTGAAGGTCGTCGGCCTGCACCGGTGA
- a CDS encoding NAD(P)(+) transhydrogenase (Re/Si-specific) subunit beta — protein MNLAVESSGQVSAGLGYGVTVLYIIAFSLFIYGLMGLTGPKTAVRGNWIAATGMGIAIVATLLGVYNNAGDVGVPTINWVLIVVGLAVGVVLGIPPALKTKMTAMPQLVALFNGVGGGTVALIAWAEYIETDGFTAVGETPDVHVIVGSLFAAIIGSVSFWGSLVAFAKLQELLNKNLEKSLVKAAKGFQFANIVLAIAAVAIAVYIGISADSTSATPWFWIVLLLVIAGLMGLFVVFPIGGADMPVVISLLNALTGLSAAAAGLALNNQAMIVAGMIVGASGSILTNLMAKAMNRSIPAIIFGSFGGGDAGPAGAAGDAGGTVKATSAADAAIQMAYANQVIVVPGYGLAVAQAQHAVKEMAGLLEGKGVEVKYAIHPVAGRMPGHMNVLLAEADVAYDAMKEMDDINGEFNRTDVAIVIGANDVTNPAARNDPSSPIHGMPILNVDEARSVIVLKRSMSSGYAGIENPLFYGDGTSMLFGDAKKSVDSVIEELKAL, from the coding sequence CTGAACCTCGCCGTGGAATCGTCGGGGCAGGTGTCGGCGGGCCTCGGCTACGGGGTCACCGTCCTCTACATCATCGCGTTCTCGCTGTTCATCTACGGCCTGATGGGTCTGACCGGACCCAAGACCGCCGTGCGGGGCAACTGGATCGCCGCCACCGGAATGGGCATCGCGATCGTCGCGACCCTGCTGGGCGTCTACAACAACGCCGGCGACGTCGGGGTCCCGACGATCAACTGGGTGCTCATCGTTGTCGGCCTGGCTGTGGGTGTGGTGCTCGGCATCCCGCCGGCGCTCAAGACCAAGATGACCGCGATGCCTCAGCTGGTCGCGCTGTTCAACGGTGTCGGTGGTGGCACCGTCGCGCTGATCGCATGGGCGGAGTACATCGAGACCGACGGGTTCACCGCGGTCGGCGAGACCCCGGATGTGCATGTGATCGTCGGATCGCTGTTCGCCGCGATCATCGGTTCGGTGTCGTTCTGGGGTTCGCTGGTGGCGTTCGCCAAGCTCCAGGAACTGCTGAACAAGAACCTGGAGAAGTCTCTGGTCAAGGCGGCCAAGGGTTTCCAGTTCGCCAACATCGTGCTGGCCATCGCGGCGGTTGCGATCGCCGTCTACATCGGCATCAGCGCGGATTCGACGTCGGCGACGCCGTGGTTCTGGATCGTGCTGCTGTTGGTGATCGCCGGCCTGATGGGCCTGTTCGTGGTGTTCCCGATCGGCGGCGCCGACATGCCGGTGGTCATCTCCCTGCTGAACGCGCTGACCGGTCTGTCGGCCGCGGCAGCGGGTCTGGCGCTCAACAACCAGGCGATGATCGTGGCCGGCATGATCGTCGGCGCATCGGGTTCGATCCTCACCAACCTCATGGCCAAGGCGATGAACCGGTCCATCCCGGCGATCATCTTCGGTTCGTTCGGTGGCGGCGATGCCGGACCTGCCGGTGCCGCCGGAGATGCCGGTGGCACGGTGAAGGCGACCTCGGCCGCGGACGCCGCGATCCAGATGGCCTACGCCAACCAGGTCATCGTGGTGCCCGGTTACGGACTCGCCGTCGCCCAGGCCCAGCACGCCGTCAAGGAGATGGCAGGGCTGCTGGAGGGCAAGGGTGTCGAGGTCAAGTACGCGATCCACCCGGTCGCCGGCCGTATGCCCGGGCACATGAACGTGCTGCTGGCCGAGGCCGACGTCGCCTACGACGCGATGAAGGAGATGGACGACATCAACGGTGAGTTCAACCGCACCGACGTCGCCATCGTCATCGGCGCCAACGACGTCACCAACCCGGCGGCGCGCAACGACCCGAGCAGCCCGATCCATGGCATGCCGATCCTCAACGTCGACGAGGCCCGCTCGGTCATCGTGCTCAAACGGTCGATGAGTTCCGGCTACGCCGGCATCGAGAACCCGTTGTTCTACGGCGACGGCACCAGCATGCTCTTCGGCGACGCGAAGAAGAGCGTCGACAGCGTCATCGAGGAGCTCAAGGCGCTGTAA
- a CDS encoding NAD(P) transhydrogenase subunit alpha: MYNELLANIAILVLAGFVGFAVISKVPNTLHTPLMSGTNAIHGIVVLGALVVLGSLPADANWGVRIIAFVALVFGTLNVVGGFAVTDRMLGMFKGKKETAK; encoded by the coding sequence ATGTACAATGAACTGCTCGCGAACATCGCGATCCTGGTGCTGGCCGGATTCGTGGGTTTCGCCGTGATCTCCAAGGTCCCCAACACGCTGCACACGCCGCTGATGTCGGGCACCAACGCCATCCACGGCATCGTCGTGCTGGGCGCCCTGGTGGTGCTGGGCTCCCTGCCCGCCGACGCCAACTGGGGTGTGCGCATCATCGCGTTCGTCGCTCTCGTGTTCGGAACGCTGAACGTGGTCGGCGGCTTCGCGGTCACCGACCGCATGCTCGGCATGTTCAAGGGTAAGAAGGAGACCGCCAAGTGA
- a CDS encoding Re/Si-specific NAD(P)(+) transhydrogenase subunit alpha: MSVGVVRESAAGERRVALVPKVVGSLVGKGVPVIVESGAGLGALIPDEHYVEAGATIGDPYSADVVVRVAPPSDEEIGRLRSGQKLIGFLAPRNADNQIGALKSAGVEAYAVEAIPRISRAQVMDALSSQANVSGYKAVVVAADLSTRYFPMMTTAAGTVKPATVLVLGVGVAGLQALATAKRLGGRTTGYDVRPEVAEQVRSVGAQWLDLGIDAAGEGGYARELTDDERAKQQQALEDAIKSFDVVITTALVPGRPAPRLVTAAAVEGMKAGSVVVDLAGETGGNCELTEPGETVVKHDVTITSPLNLPATMPEHASELYSKNLLALIELMLDDNGAIAPDFDDEVLAASCVTREEAVA, from the coding sequence ATGAGTGTGGGTGTCGTGCGCGAGTCTGCCGCGGGCGAACGCCGAGTGGCGTTGGTTCCCAAGGTCGTCGGCTCGCTTGTCGGTAAGGGTGTCCCGGTGATCGTCGAATCGGGAGCCGGTCTGGGGGCGTTGATCCCCGATGAGCATTATGTCGAGGCGGGCGCCACCATCGGTGACCCGTATTCGGCCGATGTGGTGGTGCGGGTCGCACCGCCGTCGGACGAGGAGATCGGCAGGCTGCGCAGTGGTCAGAAGCTGATCGGCTTCCTCGCGCCGCGCAACGCCGACAACCAGATCGGTGCGCTGAAGTCGGCGGGTGTCGAGGCTTACGCGGTGGAGGCGATCCCGCGTATCTCCCGCGCCCAGGTGATGGACGCGCTCAGCTCGCAGGCCAACGTGTCCGGCTACAAGGCGGTCGTGGTGGCCGCGGATCTGTCGACGCGCTACTTCCCGATGATGACGACCGCGGCCGGAACGGTGAAACCGGCAACGGTACTCGTCCTGGGTGTGGGCGTCGCCGGCCTGCAGGCGCTGGCCACCGCCAAGCGTCTGGGTGGTCGCACCACCGGATACGACGTGCGTCCGGAGGTGGCCGAGCAGGTCCGTTCGGTCGGTGCGCAATGGCTCGACCTCGGGATCGACGCCGCCGGCGAGGGCGGGTACGCCCGCGAGCTCACCGACGACGAGCGCGCCAAGCAGCAGCAGGCGCTCGAGGACGCGATCAAGAGCTTCGACGTGGTCATCACGACCGCGTTGGTGCCGGGCCGCCCCGCGCCGCGCCTGGTCACCGCCGCCGCGGTCGAGGGTATGAAGGCCGGCAGCGTGGTGGTCGACCTGGCCGGCGAGACCGGCGGCAACTGCGAGCTGACCGAACCGGGCGAGACCGTCGTCAAGCACGACGTGACCATCACCTCGCCGCTGAATCTCCCTGCGACGATGCCCGAGCACGCCAGCGAGCTCTACTCGAAGAACCTGCTGGCACTGATCGAGCTGATGCTCGACGACAACGGGGCGATCGCACCGGATTTCGACGACGAGGTGCTCGCCGCGTCGTGCGTGACACGCGAAGAGGCGGTGGCCTGA
- a CDS encoding cutinase family protein → MRRILLSLTVFLTVGLFLQPGFHSGGAQALTIGPITFPDIDPPVTIDQSKPTVIAKPTWMPELTEDDTVILIPGTTDYDGADQLNRTRDIGMFGVDPAHQPTVQVVNYPAAFGFTIGDFPIYLAGTGTFNESVEIGTAKGVAAAEAAYAANPDQKIVINGYSQSAPVAMDVAYMLRQRGTIPDEKIIVVLGADSRFPNTGVENVVPSFIPGMYTNGDRDTADTGDVEVHSYCVRGDATCGVGNPFANPVSTFFYLIPGFYVHAFLTYRINEYDVAKTWTENNTTYTVYDGGNPWGMVLRDLGVPVPKEFDDFVSAVVPVPMPGEQATIAGHVIPTPRELQDIVADKLGLTVPVTDPDRNPDVEDRLRDDTTADDSTTAPPAAPPTTPARTSTDPADVTPSSPVAETASADESPAETPDTETPNTETPDTDAPDTGSDTSETAAADTETSDASDADGSSSESSDGGNTSTSGE, encoded by the coding sequence GTGCGTCGAATTCTGTTGTCGCTGACTGTTTTCCTGACGGTCGGGCTATTTCTTCAGCCGGGTTTCCATTCGGGCGGCGCGCAGGCGCTGACGATCGGCCCGATCACTTTCCCGGACATCGACCCGCCGGTCACCATCGACCAATCCAAGCCGACCGTCATCGCGAAGCCGACCTGGATGCCCGAGCTCACCGAGGACGACACCGTCATCCTGATCCCCGGCACCACCGACTACGACGGGGCCGATCAGCTCAACCGGACCCGTGACATCGGGATGTTCGGGGTCGATCCCGCGCATCAGCCGACCGTGCAGGTGGTCAACTATCCGGCCGCGTTCGGGTTCACCATCGGCGACTTCCCCATCTACCTCGCGGGCACCGGCACGTTCAACGAATCGGTGGAGATCGGCACCGCCAAGGGGGTGGCCGCCGCCGAGGCCGCCTACGCCGCCAACCCGGATCAGAAGATCGTCATCAACGGCTATTCGCAGAGCGCCCCCGTGGCGATGGACGTCGCGTACATGCTCCGGCAGCGCGGCACCATCCCCGACGAGAAGATCATCGTCGTCCTCGGTGCGGATTCCCGATTCCCGAACACCGGTGTCGAGAACGTCGTCCCCAGCTTCATCCCCGGCATGTACACCAACGGCGATCGCGACACCGCCGACACCGGGGACGTCGAGGTCCACTCGTACTGCGTGCGGGGCGACGCGACCTGCGGCGTGGGCAATCCCTTCGCCAACCCGGTGTCGACCTTCTTCTATCTGATCCCCGGCTTCTACGTGCACGCCTTCCTCACCTATCGGATCAACGAATACGACGTCGCCAAGACCTGGACCGAGAACAACACCACGTACACCGTCTACGACGGCGGCAATCCGTGGGGCATGGTGCTGCGCGACCTCGGTGTGCCGGTCCCGAAGGAGTTCGACGATTTCGTCAGCGCGGTCGTCCCCGTACCGATGCCGGGCGAGCAGGCGACGATCGCCGGACATGTGATCCCGACCCCGCGCGAACTGCAGGACATCGTCGCCGACAAGCTCGGACTGACCGTCCCGGTCACCGACCCCGACCGGAACCCCGACGTCGAGGACCGGCTGAGGGACGACACGACCGCCGACGACTCGACCACGGCACCCCCGGCGGCACCTCCCACGACGCCCGCCAGAACGTCGACCGACCCGGCGGATGTGACGCCGTCGAGCCCCGTCGCCGAGACCGCGAGTGCAGACGAGAGTCCCGCCGAGACCCCAGACACCGAGACCCCGAACACCGAGACTCCGGACACCGATGCCCCGGACACCGGGAGCGACACGTCCGAGACCGCCGCCGCCGACACCGAGACCTCCGACGCCTCCGACGCGGACGGCTCGTCGTCGGAGTCGTCCGACGGCGGAAACACCTCGACCTCGGGCGAGTGA